A window of Argopecten irradians isolate NY chromosome 14, Ai_NY, whole genome shotgun sequence contains these coding sequences:
- the LOC138307441 gene encoding uncharacterized protein, whose amino-acid sequence MTMAVNGTSSVLIILILFFLGKNGNSQLIGEEKKYVFVEQAVLERIRPVVLSLTKDLEARIERLEEENRRISSDLTALKAAIPSPGKPTGCPSTGDCTIQGLQCPMFFMDPRTLHRTRYMSRDNLTVYNGGQFSTNNYVKGTNTDRNYEGVQGSSVITNTQVIYFETQIYYRIKHKLDATNVVFEVALATEDVINNRDHVSKEKGAWSVIAHKSNTRVVLFFKSNGGSERYRQTLSEITSGTEKYLTLGFFVNRVNGTFSVFDIIRNSKLYTFTGVDRDKDLWPVFSGHQAFKLDVHIRLNTEMNINSLPCLCCR is encoded by the exons ATGACAATGGCTGTGAATGGCACTTCGTCCGTCCTGATCATTTTGATCTTGTTTTTCCTGGGTAAAAATGGAAACTCGCAACTTATTGGAGAAGAAAAGAAATATGTCTTCGTGGAGCAAGCCGTTCTGGAGCGAATAAGGCCCGTGGTGTTGAGCCTGACAAAAGATCTAGAAGCAAGGATAGAACGCCTCGAGGAGGAAAACAGACGGATATCCTCAGACTTAACCGCCTTGAAAGCTGCCATACCTTCACCAG GTAAACCGACTGGCTGCCCCTCGACTGGCGATTGCACAATACAGGGTCTAcaat gtCCTATGTTTTTCATGGATCCACGGACACTGCACAGAACCCGATACATGTCTAGGGACAATCTGACTGTATATAACGGGGGTCAGTTCAGCACAAACAACTACGTCAAAGGGACCAATACCGACAGAAACTATGAAGGGGTGCAAGGGTCAAGTGTTATCAcaaacacacaagtcatttacttCGAAACGCAAATCTACTACCGAATCAAACACAAACTAGATGCAACCAATGTGGTGTTCGAGGTTGCTCTGGCAACAGAGGATGTCATTAATAATAGGGATCATGTTAGTAAAGAAAAAGGAGCATGGTCGGTCATTGCTCACAAGTCAAACACACGGGTTGTTCTCTTCTTTAAAAGTAATGGAGGTTCTGAAAGGTATAGGCAAACGCTCAGTGAAATTACTTCCGgtacagaaaaatacttaacgCTGGGATTTTTCGTGAACAGAGTGAACGGAACATTTTCTGTGTTTGATATCATCAGAAACTCGAAGCTCTATACATTTACGGGTGTAGATCGTGATAAGGACTTATGGCCCGTGTTCAGTGGTCATCAAGCCTTTAAATTAGATGTTCACATTCGACTTAACACTGAAATGAACATCAATAGTCTACCTTGTCTCTGCTGTAGATGA
- the LOC138307440 gene encoding uncharacterized protein: MMNRFLRITSLYIHSIILLLLALAQLITNGDSQLFGEEKKYVFVEQAVLERIRPVIFEMVKTLETRVERLEQDTRMLLPELIAMETSHSTDERNACPSSSGCTITELQCPRFYLDPSTLHGSRYMSTDNRNLFNGEYDDTENLVKGTVTTQSYQGARGSRLITNSQILYFEAEIFYRIKQDLTATNLVFEVAFATEGAIGKSFYTGRQNETWSVNAHNFHSTPGVTLFFKSNGGKVMHSEKLSAATSGTQKNLTLGFFVYRVNRVITVFDINRNRKVYTFTDVDPDQNLWPVFGVYQPGKLDTRIRLNTQKDINSVPCICRRC, from the exons ATGATGAACAGATTTCTCCGAATTACATCACTCT ATATACATTCAATCATTCTACTGCTCCTTGCACTGGCCCAACTCATCACAAATGGAGATTCACAACTATTTGGCGAAGAAAAGAAATATGTCTTCGTTGAGCAAGCCGTACTGGAACGAATACGGCCTGTTATATTTGAAATGGTAAAGACATTGGAAACAAGAGTGGAGCGCCTTGAACAGGACACCAGGATGTTGTTACCAGAATTAATTGCCATGGAAACTAGCCATTCCACAG ACGAGAGGAATGCTTGTCCCTCCTCTAGCGGGTGTACGATTACAGAACTCCAAT GCCCTCGGTTTTACCTGGATCCATCAACCCTACATGGAAGtcggtatatgtccacagacaATCGCAATCTGTTTAATGGTGAATATGATGATACAGAAAACCTGGTGAAAGGAACGGTTACCACCCAGAGTTATCAAGGGGCCCGGGGTTCTAGGCTTATCACCAATTCGCAAATCCTTTACTTTGAGGCGGAAATCTTCTACCGAATAAAACAGGATTTAACAGCAACAAATCTGGTCTTTGAGGTTGCATTTGCAACAGAAGGTGCAATTGGAAAAAGTTTCTATACAGGTCGGCAAAACGAAACCTGGTCAGTAAATGCTCATAATTTTCATAGCACACCAGGTGTTACTCTCTTCTTTAAAAGTAATGGAGGCAAAGTCATGCACAGCGAAAAACTCAGTGCTGCAACTTCCGGTACACAGAAAAATCTGACTCTTGGGTTTTTCGTCTATAGAGTGAACAGGGTCATCACCGTGTTTGATATCAACAGGAACAGAAAGGTATACACATTTACAGACGTTGACCCTGATCAGAATCTCTGGCCTGTGTTCGGTGTTTATCAACCTGGCAAGTTGGACACTCGAATTCGACTTAATACTCAGAAGGACATAAATAGTGTACCTTGTATCTGTCGTCGATGCTGA
- the LOC138307443 gene encoding uncharacterized protein, with translation MVDRLSEEQISEYREAFNLIDKDGDGTISSKELGTVVKALGQTPTEKELTDMIKLIDADGNGTIEFPEFLTMMVNRNQNSSTYEYEMQQSFAVFDKNGDGFITADELRSVMTSLGQTMTDDEVNEMIGEADRNGDGMIDYKEFVRMILKNS, from the exons ATG gTTGACAGACTTTCAGAAGAACAAATATCAG AATACCGAGAAGCGTTTAACCTGATTGACAAGGATGGCGATGGAACTATTTCTTCAAAAGAATTGGGGACAGTAGTGAAAGCTCTAGGACAGACCCCTACAGAGAAAGAACTCACTGACATGATCAAACTCATCGATGCCGATG GTAATGGAACGATAGAATTCCCAGAATTCCTTACCATGATGGTCAACAGAAACCAGAACTCTTCAACTTATGAGTATGAAATGCAACAGTCCTTCGCTGTGTTCGATAAAAATGGCGATGGATTCATCACGGCAGATGAACTGAGGAGCGTAATGACAAGTTTAGGACAGACGATGACTGATGACGAGGTCAACGAAATGATTGGTGAAGCGGATAGAAACGGAGACGGGATGATCGACTATAAAG aatTCGTCAGAATGATATTGAAGAATTCCTAG
- the LOC138307442 gene encoding calmodulin-beta-like isoform X2: MANLGEKEVKQAFEYFDKDNSGSISDTELGDALRLVGMNPTDQDIESLIAEADKDGNGKIEFSEFERLMKQLDKIDYTNELRKAFNHFDINGDQRISVEELQTRLDYTFDEAKEIINEADTDNDGYIDFEEFIAMLMGKEDVFH, encoded by the exons gCAAATCTTGGCGAAAAAGAGGTCAAAC AGGCGTTTGAATATTTCGACAAAGACAACAGCGGATCAATATCCGACACTGAACTAGGCGATGCCCTGAGATTGGTGGGGATGAATCCTACAGATCAGGATATAGAGAGTCTGATCGCAGAAGCAGACAAAGATG GAAATGGTAAGATTGAATTCAGTGAGTTTGAAAGACTGATGAAACAGCTAGATAAAATTGATTACACAAATGAACTTCGAAAAGCATTTAACCACTTTGATATCAATGGGGATCAGCGCATATCTGTGGAGGAGCTTCAGACACGACTCGACTACACTTTCGATGAAGCCAAAGAAATTATCAATGAAGCCGACACTGATAATGATGGATATATTGATTTTGAAG AGTTCATTGCTATGCTAATGGGGAAAGAAGACGTTTTTCACTAA
- the LOC138307442 gene encoding calmodulin-beta-like isoform X1, with translation MWLTKISVTPEYVLTCVVIGLLNHSFPFYRLPYFCLQANLGEKEVKQAFEYFDKDNSGSISDTELGDALRLVGMNPTDQDIESLIAEADKDGNGKIEFSEFERLMKQLDKIDYTNELRKAFNHFDINGDQRISVEELQTRLDYTFDEAKEIINEADTDNDGYIDFEEFIAMLMGKEDVFH, from the exons ATGTGGTTAACGAAAATTTCCGTTACACCTGAGTATGTTTTGACATGCGTCGTAATTGGGTTATTGAACCATTCATTTCCGTTTTATCGTTTAccatatttttgtttacaggCAAATCTTGGCGAAAAAGAGGTCAAAC AGGCGTTTGAATATTTCGACAAAGACAACAGCGGATCAATATCCGACACTGAACTAGGCGATGCCCTGAGATTGGTGGGGATGAATCCTACAGATCAGGATATAGAGAGTCTGATCGCAGAAGCAGACAAAGATG GAAATGGTAAGATTGAATTCAGTGAGTTTGAAAGACTGATGAAACAGCTAGATAAAATTGATTACACAAATGAACTTCGAAAAGCATTTAACCACTTTGATATCAATGGGGATCAGCGCATATCTGTGGAGGAGCTTCAGACACGACTCGACTACACTTTCGATGAAGCCAAAGAAATTATCAATGAAGCCGACACTGATAATGATGGATATATTGATTTTGAAG AGTTCATTGCTATGCTAATGGGGAAAGAAGACGTTTTTCACTAA